The nucleotide sequence AGACTGTCAGTGCTGATCAGTACCGTGCTCGTCGAGCTCTTGCTGTTGTCATCAGTGACGGTCAGTTGTAACGCATACGTGGCGTCACCCTGATCCGCCTGGAATGTTGGATTCCCCGCATTCGGATTGGAGAGCGCCGCCTGGCTTCCGCTGGGCAGGGAAGTGAAACTCCAGGCATACTTGAGCGGGTCACCAGAAGAGCCGCTGGCTGAGCTGGTGCTGACGCTGGCAGTTGCCGAGCCATTCTCGCCGCTCACGGCAACAAAGTGAGAGCCACTGGCGTCGAGTTGGACCGTGCTGCCCGATGCCACGTGCTGGTTCAGGCCTGCATTGGCCAGGGGCGGAACTGAGCCGACATTCGGTGATGTTGCAGCGCTGATCGTGACAGCAGCCGTCGAGTTGTTTCCTTTTCCGTCGTTAACGGTCAGCTGCCACGCATAATCGCCGTCCACGTCGGGAACAAATGTTGGCGTCACACTGGAAGCATTGCTAGGTGCTGCTGTGCTGCCTGATGGTTTGGAGGCCAGTACCCAGTTGTACGTGAGCGTATTGCCAGAAACGTCAGTCGAACCACTGCCATCCAGTTGCACGGTGCTCTTGGTTACAACCACCTGATCGGGTCCTGCATTCGCGAGCGGCGGCGCTAGTGTCGTGCTGACGAGGACCGCGGCAGAGGTGCTCTTGCTCGATGCGCTATCGGTGACGGTCAACTTAATAAGGTAGTCGCCCGTTTTGTCGGCAGTGAAACTGGGATTCACGGCATTGGCGCTGGAGAATGCAGCCCCGCTACCCGAAGGCGTGGAGAGAAAAGTCCAGGCGTATACGAGCGGGCCGCCGGTGGGATTGGTCGAGCCGCTGCCATCCAGATGCACGGTGGCTCCCACCGCCACCTGCTGATTCGGTCCGGCATTCGCCGCAGGCAGTCCGGGATTTGTAACGAAGAAGGTTGCTGCCGAGTTGTGTCCGCCGGTTGCGACAACGATGAAGCGTGGTCCCGGTGCTGCGTTGGCGCTGATCGCCACCTGCGCAGTGGCACTGCTCGGACTATTCACAGTGACGTTGGTGAAGGCTGCGTCTGCGCCGCTGGCTACCGTAGTCCCTGGCCCAAAGCTCGCCGTGGTTTGGCCCTGTATGAAGTTCGTAAGATTGCCGGTGATTGTAACGGTGACGGTGGCGCCGGCCGCGCCGGAATTGGGACTCAACGTGACGCTGGCTGCGGGATCCTGGTGATTATCTTGACTTCCACCATTACCACCGCCCCCGCCCTGCTGTTGAGAACTGGAGGAGCCGCAACCTACGAGTACCGAAATACAAATAATTAAGACAAGAGCCGAAATTCCCCGAACCCAACATTTCGTCATAGACCGGCACCTCAGCGCCCGAGGCGGTGGCACGCCTGTAAAATCCAAATTCAGTACTAAAAGAAGCCCTGGGAGAATTAGGGGCCCGGAACCCGACAGCGCAGTCACGCTCCGTTACGCTCGACTTACGCTGGTCCCTGCGCTTGATTGTTTGCGACCCTGCTTTGACGCGCGCGCGCTAACGCATCAATCGCAGAAAAAACTTGAAACCAGAACCTGCCCGTGGCTCATACAGCAATTCCGCGGCCAAAAGAGTGTTTTGAAAAATAAGGGGATTAGCCCAACTGTAGTAGTACACAAATGCAAGTAGCTGCACATGCAATGGAAACCTCAGTCAACTGTTTAAGGATTTTCAGCAGCAACGGCGGCAGCCAATGCGAAACGCGGAGTGCTTTCGCCGAGATTAGATCTCAACGTCACGCCGCGAAGACACTAATACCGTCTGCGCCAGAACGTGCTTTAAGCGCGAGGAGAATGTCAGTGCTGAACCGGCAGTGCCTGATCCCAGAGCGTTGTTGGCACTGTCGCCGGTCGTGGTGTTGGCGCCGGTGGAGGTCCGGCGTTCTGAATCAATTGCATTATGTTCGGCGGATACAGAGTCCAGATCTCCGGCGGAATTCCGCGCGGCAGTGCCGGATAACCGCCCGGGGGCGGCGAAACGGCGACTGGTTGCGTGTTTTGCGAATTCCGCGCATTTTGCAGCGGAGGTATGTTCTCCGGTGTCAAATTCGGCGTCGAAAGCCCGGTGTTCTGCTGCAGTAGTTGTGGATACAAATTCCACATCTCGGAGGGAATTCCCGGCGGCAGCGCGGGACGATTGGTCGGAATTGCGTCCGCAGTCGTACTTGGCCGGTTGCGTTCATCAACGCGCGAAGCAATGTTCTCGCCCACCGAATTTCGACCCGACTTTTCCACAGCCTTGGCAGCAAGGTGATCCGCAGTCTCTAATCTCGCCATTTCTGCGGTGTTGAGCTTCTTCGTCAGAACAATGCGATTGATTTTTTCGGGGCTCTCTGCCGAGGTGGTGATCAACAAATTAAATGGAGTGCCGTATACCAAATCTCCAAGAATCGTGTGGACACTTCCCGGACCGAGATGAGTTGCTAGGCGAATCGAATCGTCGATCGCTGCTCCTTCGATGCTTGCCCCGGTCTGCACACGAATGGCGTCGAAGATTTCTCGCAAGGTCGAATTCTCTGACGAGATCGTCAGCTGGCCATTCTGATAAACAACCTGGGGTGGCGCCGTGTGTATGCTCGGAGCTGCAGCCGCTGTGTTGGCATTTGTGGTCGCACTGATTTGATTGACTGCCGGAGCGGCCTGATCCTGTGCTGGCGCAGCCAAAGCGAGGTAGGAAAGCAGCGCGGAAGCGACCACAGAGATTACGGTCCCACGCGTGAAGCCTTGCATGAAGCCCTCACAGATTTTTGTCGGACGCGCGGAACAACGCCAGCGCGCGCTTGGGAGTTCACAGCCAGCACTCCCACGTAGCAAGTGAACCACCTGATTAGTCCAAATGCAATCGCCTAATGGCTTAGTCCAATGGGGTAGTTCAGATAGGCTTATCCATCTTTCCTCACAGTGGGTGAGGTCAAATCCTTGACGCGAGGTAAATCCTAGACTACTAATTCCACACGACTTCAATTCATCGGCCAGCTTCGGGTTAGCAGTAGAAGCCGAAAGGAGGGTCGCATGTCGAGTTCAGCTGTGGGCTTGATACTGCTGGACTCCGCCTTGAACCCGATCACCTCGAACCAGGAGGCTCTGCGCATCCTTGCATTTCCCACCAACCCTGAAAGCATTGACCGGATCGACCTGTTTCTGCGCGACAAGGTGCAGGCCAACTTGATACAAGCGCGCAAGGCACCCACTGACCCAACCTTTGTAGCGCAGTTTGGATCTGGAAACCGTCGTTACTTTTGCACCGCATTCTCGGTTGAGGCTCATCTTAGCGGACCGTCTAACCCCGCTGTGGTCCTGCTGCTGGAGCGAAACGCGCAGCCCTTTCTGGACATGTCGCGATTGGCGGCACGCTTTCATCTCACACCCCGGGAACGTGAGACGGTGGAATACTTGCTACAGGGCTTGCCCACAAAGACCATCGCCCGGCGTATGAAAGTCAGCCCCAGCACGGTAAATGCGTTCCTGCGAATGGTCATGGTGAAAGTGGGCGCCACCAGCCGCTCCGGCGTGATCGGGAAGTTCGTGCATCCGAATCCGAAAATACCTAACAATTAAACTAGCCCATTTGCAGAATGGACCGCGGCGTCCCTGGGGCGGATCATAAGTCGATGCCCCGCACCGATTTGGAGAGACGGCAGTTCACCCGATACCCCCACGTGCTGGACGTACAGGCGCGGGAAGTGTCTCCCTTGCTGAATGCCAAAATGGTACACACGGTTCAGGGCAGAATTCAGAACGTCAGCCGCGGTGGACTCTGCATTCTGAGCAGTGAACCCATAGGGAGCCCCCTGGTGCTGTGCGAGATCGTGCTGCCGGAAATGCCGGTGTCTATTCCCGCCTTATTGAATGTCCGTTGGTCGGAGAAACGGGAGGTTGCGCAAGATAGCTACCTTTCGGGCCTGCAGTTTGTCTTCTGATTCCCGCCGTTACCCCTCAGCGAATTTCTGACTAACCCAATTGATTAGCTGCTCGGGTTAATTATGCGGGTTAGACCGTAATGGCTAAGTCATAGAGCTTGGTTCAATCGAGGTAACGGCGACGGCTAGGACAATTGGGGAATTGTCAGCGCCGGAATGCGGGTGCACTCTCTCACCCGAGCTGTTGTTCCCCCAACCGCATGGCCACAACATCAAGGAGGATCCTCAGTATGAAGAAAGTCATTTCGTCCGTGGCCCTGGTGCTCATCATCGTTGGCCTGGCGTCGTTCGCATCGGCGCAAGGCATCAGTGATGTGTACTGGGTCAACTACTACTCCCATCGGTATCCCAGCTACTCGGCCTTGGATCAGACCGTCCGGGTTATCAACCCTGGCGAGCAGGGCACCCCGATCAGTGCCGGACATGGCACCGTTTGCGCCGACATTTATGTGTTCGACAGCAATCAGGAAATGTCCGAGTGCTGCTCTTGCCCGATTACGGCCAATGGGCTGCTGATTCTTTCCGTAAACAACGACCTGACGAGCAATCCGCTGACCGGCTGGCCGCCTGCCACCGATGGCGTGATCAAGATCGTCTCGGACAACCGTTCGAATTGCGATCCCACCAGCCCGGTTCCGACACCTGATCTCCGCGCGTGGGCGACCCACCTGCAGGAGCCAGGGAATGGCTATTCGGTAACCACCGAAGAAGAATTCGCTCCCGCTGCTCTGCAGCAGGACGAACTTTCCTTCCTGGGCCAGGCTTGCTCGTTTGTGCTGTTCCTGGGTAGCGGCAAGGGTTCTTGCAGCTGCGGTAACGTTAGCTAGTTAGGGCTCAGATCGAAACCAGATGCTCCTTCGTGCCAAGCGGCGAACCTGCCGCTTGGCACATTTTCGACTGGCAACAGGTGGTATCCGATTGCAAGAATGTAGCAAAAGATTGCACAGGGTCAGAGCCGGCGTTCTTTCGCTGGTTGAAGTTTTCGTAGTAACACCAAGCAGTAACGCTTCCTTCCCTGGCTTGGAAAATTGGCACTTAATCTGCTGCTGCCACAATACATCGCTACTTAAAAGGGAGTGTGCCTAAATGCAGTTCATGCGGAGCTTGCTTCATGGAGTTCTGGTTTCAACCTGTCTGCTGCCGCTTAGTGGCCTTGCCACTGCCCAGGATGCATCCGAGGTTGTTTCAGAGGTGAATGGCGTAAAAATCACCCGGGGTGAACTGGAACAGAAGGAAGCCAATAGGCTGCTGCAGGTTCGATATCAAACCTATCTAGCGGAATCGCAGGCGCTGGAAGACCTAATTGACCAGCACTTGCTCGAGATGCAGGCCGCTAAAGAGAAGATCACGGTCGATCAACTGCTCGATCGCGAAGTCAACAGTAAGGTCAAGAACCCAACCGAAGACCAGTTGCAGGTGTACTACGAGGGTCTGGGGACCAAAGAACCTTACGAGTCAATGAAAGACAAGATTCTCGACCACATTCGTCAAATGCGTCTGGCCAAAGCCAAAACGGCCTACTTGCAGACCCTGCGTACCCAGGCCAGCATTGTTACGACCCTTGCTCCGCCGAAGGCCGACTTTGCTCTGGGCGATGCTCCACGCCAGGGGCCGGAGAGTGCTCCCGTCACCCTGGTGGAGTTTGCTGACTTCGAATGTCCCTACTGCGCCAAGGTCTATCCCCAGCTAAAGAAGCTGCGCGAGGAATTTGGGGACAAAGTGAGTATCGCTTTCAAGAATTATCCCTTGCCGATGCATGCGCACGCTGAAAAGGCAGCAGAAGCCGCTCGCTGCGCTGGCGATCAGGGCAAGTACTGGGAGTATCACGACCTGCTGTTTACGGAAAAACAACTGGAATTGCCCCAGCTAAAGAAATACGCAACCGAACTGGGACTCGACGCAAAGAGCTTTGACAAGTGTCTGGACTCGGGACAGCACGCCGCCGAAATACAAAAAGAAGTAGCCGAAGGGCGGCAGCTCGGCATTAATGCCACCCCGAGCTTCTTTATTAACGGCCACTTTTTTACCGGCGCCGCTGACTACAACACCCTGCGCAGCATGGTGGCTCAGCAGCTTGCCAATGCCAAACCGGCTCCACGGCAGGTCTCGGAGAATAAGTAATAATGAAGGCTGCCCGGGTAGCTTGCGCCGATCCGCTTGGCCGGCGAACCGCAAATGAAGGCAAACAAGGAGGACAACCGATGCGTCGGTGTTTAGTCGTAGGTGCGATGTTGGCTGTACTTGGAAGTTCGATCGTAATGCTGGGTCAGGATCTGGCGACTCTGCAGAAACAGGCGCTGGCTGGAGATGTGGCCGCGCAGAACAAACTGGGTGAGATGTACAGCATTGGGACGGGGGTGACTCGCAGTTACACCGAAGCTGCCAAGTGGTTTCGCATGGCGGCAGACAAAGGCGACGCCGGAGCTCAATTCAAGCTGGGAATCATGTACGAAGGAGGCTTCGGGGTTACCAAGAGCGGTAAGGAAGCGATGAGCTGGTATGAGAAGGCAGCCGCCCAGAAGAACACAGAAGCAATGTGGAGACTGGCGACTGCCTACCAGAACGGCCGCGGGGTAGAGAAGAACCCTAAGGAAGCCGTGAAGTACTACCGAAAGGCTGCCGAGCAGGGTTACGCCAAGGCCCAGGTGCGGCTGGGAGATATTTATCGCGACGGACTGGATCCCATCCAGCACGATTACACCGAGGCCCTCAAGTGGTACAGGATGGCCGCAGATAAAGGAGATGCTGCTGGCCAATATGGGGTGGGCTTTATGTACCAGGAAGGAATGGGAGTTCCCGCAAGCACGGATGAAGCTGCCAAATGGTACGAATTGGCGGCCAAGCAAGGAAACGTGGACGCAGTAACGGCGCTCCACAATCTGAGACGTTAAACCATCAACCTGCGCCACAGGAAGGATGGAAACAAACTAAGTTTTCAAAATCTCGTGTGAAGTTGTTGTGGGTGAGGCCCACGAGGATTTGACGGCCTGTGCGAGAGACCCGCTGCCGGCTTGCACAGCGAAAGTTGGTTGCAAACGCAGTATGGGCTCTGAGTTGGACCTGTGTCATCGCGGCGAGCGATGAACGCCAATCAGCCTTGGCTCGAGTCGACTCCCCGATGTCTCAGGCTAGCGATGCGCGCCTGGTGCTTGTCCGGCCAGCGCCGCAAGAGGCATTGACATATGGGCAAGGCCCTCACCCCAGCGAACCCTCGTGGTGTCGCATCTTCCGCGCTCCTGCTCGTACTCCTTGTACTGCTCTTCTGGGCCGCGTTGTCGGCCGGTCCTGCGCCTCCTACGGCTAATCCCGGGCTTCCTCAACTCGTTTCCATCGGGAGCACGGTGCATCTGGACGGCGCCCAGTCAACCAGTCCCAGTGGCGCTCCGCTTACATTCCAGTGGTCCTTCGTGTCCGTTCCCGCGGGCAGCAGCGCTGCCTTTGCGAATGCTGCCGCAGTGCATTCAAACTTCGTTGCCGACAAGGCAGGCAGCTACCTCATTCAGCTAAGTGTCAGCGACGGAAGCAATACCTCTTCCGCCACCGTTCTCATCTCGACTCAGCTCGTGCCGCCCATTGCGGGTGCCGGTCCCAATGAACCTGTGAACGTCGGCAGTGTAGTGCGCCTTGATGGCAGCCGATCCACTGACGCTTCCGGGAATTCGCTGAGTTATCAGTGGACGTTTATTTCCACTCCTGCCGGAAGTGCAGCAACGCTCTCCAATCCTGGGGGAGTAACGCCAACATTCGTCGTGGACCTGGCTGGAGATTACGTCATTCAACTCGCGGTGAACGACGGACACGGAAACACTTCGACCAGCACTGTGATCGTGAGCACGCAATCTATTCCTCCCATCGCCAATGCTGGGCCGAATCAGACCCTGGCCAACGGCAGCCTGGCGCAGTTGGATGGAAGTAAGTCGTCCGCGCCGAACAGTGACTCGCTCACATATTTCTGGGTGCTGATCTCTCAACCAGTTGGGAGCACCGCATCGCTCAATAACGCCAATGGCGTCAACCCCACATTCACTCTGGATGTAGCCGGTACTTACGTCGCACAACTAACCGTCGCTGACAGCAACACCGGACTTACCGCAATCGACACCGTCGAGATCACTACAGACAATCTGCCACCGCAGGCCAATGCGGGAGCCGCACAAAATATAGCTTCCGGCAGTACGGTTCATCTAGACGGCAGCAAGTCGAGCGATCCTAACGGCCACGCCCTGACGTATTCTTGGACGCTGCTGAGCAAGCCGGCGGGGAGCAATACCTACCTGAAGAACACGACCAGTTCCAGTCCTTCGCTGGCTTTGGATCAGCCTGGCCCATACGTGGTGCAGTTGATTGTTTCCGACACCCTATTCACGAGCGCTCCCAGCACCGTGCTGGTGGTTGGTACTGCGGCGGCAATCAGCATTAATCCGACATCGGTTAATTTCCCGAGCCAGGCGCTGAACACGACCAGCAACTCTCAAAGTGTGACCATCACCAACAGTGGCACGGCGGATCTGTCAATTTTCAGTATCGGATTGTCAGGATTCAACAACGCGGAATTCGCGGTAAGTACCCCGGCTTTGCCCCTTAGCATCGGCGCAGGCGCCTCAGTGAACTTCACGGTCACCTTCACTCCCGGTGGCCTGGGCCAGCGATCAGCAACGCTCAAGATCTCGGATAACACAAGCGCTGGCCTACATTCGATAGCCCTTTCCGGAATTGGTGGACCCGCCGCTTCAGGGCCGACGTTTACCGTAAGCCCGAACAGCAACGGTGGTCCTGTCAACTTCGGCAGCCAGGCGGTGAACAGCACCAGTGCGCCCACCACCTTCACCGTCACCAATTCGGGTGGGTCAACGCTGTCGATCACCAATCTGCAAAGTTCCAACCCCGCGGAATTCAAGATCTCACCTGGGTTTTCAGGCACTATCAACATTCCGCCGACCGGCACAAACACCTTC is from Terriglobales bacterium and encodes:
- a CDS encoding PKD domain-containing protein encodes the protein MTKCWVRGISALVLIICISVLVGCGSSSSQQQGGGGGNGGSQDNHQDPAASVTLSPNSGAAGATVTVTITGNLTNFIQGQTTASFGPGTTVASGADAAFTNVTVNSPSSATAQVAISANAAPGPRFIVVATGGHNSAATFFVTNPGLPAANAGPNQQVAVGATVHLDGSGSTNPTGGPLVYAWTFLSTPSGSGAAFSSANAVNPSFTADKTGDYLIKLTVTDSASSKSTSAAVLVSTTLAPPLANAGPDQVVVTKSTVQLDGSGSTDVSGNTLTYNWVLASKPSGSTAAPSNASSVTPTFVPDVDGDYAWQLTVNDGKGNNSTAAVTISAATSPNVGSVPPLANAGLNQHVASGSTVQLDASGSHFVAVSGENGSATASVSTSSASGSSGDPLKYAWSFTSLPSGSQAALSNPNAGNPTFQADQGDATYALQLTVTDDNSKSSTSTVLISTDSL
- a CDS encoding helix-turn-helix transcriptional regulator, which gives rise to MSSSAVGLILLDSALNPITSNQEALRILAFPTNPESIDRIDLFLRDKVQANLIQARKAPTDPTFVAQFGSGNRRYFCTAFSVEAHLSGPSNPAVVLLLERNAQPFLDMSRLAARFHLTPRERETVEYLLQGLPTKTIARRMKVSPSTVNAFLRMVMVKVGATSRSGVIGKFVHPNPKIPNN
- a CDS encoding PilZ domain-containing protein, yielding MPRTDLERRQFTRYPHVLDVQAREVSPLLNAKMVHTVQGRIQNVSRGGLCILSSEPIGSPLVLCEIVLPEMPVSIPALLNVRWSEKREVAQDSYLSGLQFVF
- a CDS encoding thioredoxin domain-containing protein; translation: MQFMRSLLHGVLVSTCLLPLSGLATAQDASEVVSEVNGVKITRGELEQKEANRLLQVRYQTYLAESQALEDLIDQHLLEMQAAKEKITVDQLLDREVNSKVKNPTEDQLQVYYEGLGTKEPYESMKDKILDHIRQMRLAKAKTAYLQTLRTQASIVTTLAPPKADFALGDAPRQGPESAPVTLVEFADFECPYCAKVYPQLKKLREEFGDKVSIAFKNYPLPMHAHAEKAAEAARCAGDQGKYWEYHDLLFTEKQLELPQLKKYATELGLDAKSFDKCLDSGQHAAEIQKEVAEGRQLGINATPSFFINGHFFTGAADYNTLRSMVAQQLANAKPAPRQVSENK
- a CDS encoding tetratricopeptide repeat protein, with the protein product MRRCLVVGAMLAVLGSSIVMLGQDLATLQKQALAGDVAAQNKLGEMYSIGTGVTRSYTEAAKWFRMAADKGDAGAQFKLGIMYEGGFGVTKSGKEAMSWYEKAAAQKNTEAMWRLATAYQNGRGVEKNPKEAVKYYRKAAEQGYAKAQVRLGDIYRDGLDPIQHDYTEALKWYRMAADKGDAAGQYGVGFMYQEGMGVPASTDEAAKWYELAAKQGNVDAVTALHNLRR